A genomic region of Myxococcota bacterium contains the following coding sequences:
- a CDS encoding MmgE/PrpD family protein, which produces MSETARLADFALALRLEDVPAPVRATARDAILDSLGCAIAGRREPATRRVREFALAQQGAGVATLWGTGERVPAELAALVNGTAAHALDFDDVSWALNGHPTVPLLPAVFAAAEKTGASGADFLRAYVAGFEVEARLGQALGRGHYEKGWHATATLGVFGAAAAAG; this is translated from the coding sequence TTGAGCGAGACCGCGCGGCTGGCCGATTTCGCTCTGGCGCTCCGGCTCGAGGACGTCCCGGCGCCCGTGCGCGCGACCGCGCGCGACGCGATCCTCGACTCACTCGGCTGCGCGATCGCGGGCCGGCGCGAGCCGGCCACGCGCCGCGTGCGCGAGTTCGCGCTCGCCCAGCAGGGCGCCGGCGTGGCCACGCTCTGGGGCACCGGCGAGCGCGTCCCGGCCGAGCTCGCGGCGCTCGTGAACGGCACGGCCGCGCACGCGCTCGACTTCGACGATGTGAGCTGGGCGCTGAACGGCCACCCGACCGTGCCGCTCTTGCCGGCGGTGTTCGCGGCGGCGGAGAAGACCGGCGCGTCCGGCGCCGACTTCCTGCGCGCCTACGTGGCGGGCTTCGAGGTCGAGGCGCGGCTCGGCCAGGCGCTCGGGCGCGGTCACTACGAGAAGGGCTGGCACGCGACTGCGACGCTGGGCGTGTTCGGCGCGGCGGCGGCGGCCGGGAT